The following DNA comes from Miscanthus floridulus cultivar M001 chromosome 5, ASM1932011v1, whole genome shotgun sequence.
ATTTTACCTTCACTCATGTTAACACATCGAACCAACAAAGTCATTTGTTCTTGATGACTAACATCTGGGGTGCAATCAAGAATAACTGAGAAATATTTGACCTCTTTAACAATCTTGATGATAGAATTTGTAATGTCAGAAGCCATAAGAGAAATCAACTCATTCTGAATTTTGTGGCTAAGATAATGATAATGAAGATCATTATTTTGAATACGTCTAAGATGGTCTTGCATTACCAAATCAAACTCTGCGACCATCTCAACACAAGCTAAGAAATTGTCATTTTGGTCATTATAAAGCTGCTCGTTAGATCCTCTAAAAGCCAAATTACGTCTACCAAGGAATTTTACAATGGCAACTATTCTCATCAGTACTTGCCTCATGCGCTCTTTCTCCTTGGAGATTTGCTGCTGTAACTCTTTATCAATTGTCTCTTGTTTGCCTAATCTAGTTCTCAATTCATTCCATGAGTTCATATTGCTAATATGCTCAACAGTAATTTCATGTTCCTTCAGCCTCTCATTGATATGTTTCCAGTCTCTATACCCATCATTCCCCAATGAACTCTTGCACTTTTTAGAATTAAAAAGCTTATAGCAAAAGCAAAATACTTTATCCAAGTGTTTGGAATAAACTAGCCATTTCCTGTTACGTAGCTCTCCTTTACTCATTTTTCTATGATAATGAGAATATGCAAAATGCCTTAAATTATCGTCGAAAGGGAATACAATATTCTCTTCTCTTATAGGCCCCTTTTCAACTAATATATCCCTTGCTTTGTTATCAAGATTATCCCAATTTCTTGGATCATAAATATCCATGTGACACACCTGTTCCTCATCAAGACTACTATTTTCTGTAGTATTTGAATTAAATATGTGCTCATCATTACTcacattgttttcttccatgttaATGCCAACATTGTCATCAGGAGGACCTTCATCTTCTGGAATAATCTGTGTTGGTTCCTTCCAGACAACTATCGCCAACTCGTTTGGATCTCTTGAAGTGTTTGGATTATTCT
Coding sequences within:
- the LOC136454528 gene encoding uncharacterized protein, whose amino-acid sequence is MENTPMKPLDVLLLGHLINHVALYRENWPKDMGVSIAAGEDTANWSPRIFTRRGFPSAKKIGSIMSSRKYASGSEKRKKKARIDEFIQSQRGSMHKFLKNNPNTSRDPNELAIVVWKEPTQIIPEDEGPPDDNVGINMEENNVSNDEHIFNSNTTENSSLDEEQVCHMDIYDPRNWDNLDNKARDILVEKGPIREENIVFPFDDNLRHFAYSHYHRKMSKGELRNRKWLVYSKHLDKVFCFCYKLFNSKKCKSSLGNDGYRDWKHINERLKEHEITVEHISNMNSWNELRTRLGKQETIDKELQQQISKEKERMRQVLMRIVAIVKFLGRRNLAFRGSNEQLYNDQNDNFLACVEMVAEFDLVMQDHLRRIQNNDLHYHYLSHKIQNELISLMASDITNSIIKIVKEVKYFSVILDCTPDVSHQEQMTLLVRCVNMSEGKIKIEEYFLGFLKVDDTSGSGLFNVLVDSIKSFDLNIDDIRGQGYDNGSNMKGKHKGVQSRLRDINPRALWKFLLDHIDGLTVKSLCNTRWESRIKSVAAIRYQAPQLRAALLALSEDRDVEPKDRSDAKNLFEVLGSFEFIFGMVIWHDVLFAVNKVSKKLQSPSMCIESTMQQIQGIMDYFKTYRNDGYASSKVNAT